GATCATCCACCgcgtcatggggatgcggtcaaccttccagacacatcacaccggcaggttcgttttctcagcttccagacaggatcatttattaaatctaataaatttaaatcacagacaAGAAAGCATCTTCGAAATAGAAGGACTGTccgatgctacaattgcaacgaagaagggcacatcaaagatgactgcccaaaattgaagaacaaagacaaggaaaagaataagaagccagctcgacccgAACATAATCTCAAAGCCACGCGGGACgagtcgtcatcctccgaatttGAAATCGAACCATACGCCGGACTAGCGCTAACGACAATCCATTAAGtagaagatgagaccagctcgGAGATgaacatagatgaagggggaggatcatcggaagaaagcagcgatGAAGAGGGAGCATCAGATCATAAGGTAAGTGAGGCACGTACTCTTTCACCCGAGCATTCTTTTTAGCTCATTAAAGCACTTTAAAAAGATTTAGTAAAATTGAAAAAAGAGAACGTGATTTAAAAAGACAGTTAGATAATTTAAaggtagaaaatgataatttaaaaatacaaatcGATAATTTAAAAAAGGATGCATGCTTGAaaccaaataactttcaaaaatcaaaacttagaatttatggaaggTTAAATtagtatattagacatcaccaaggTCAACTGAGATGAATTCCCAGAAGATATATACCCTCCAAATTCTTAATTAACCTAGTAGAAGGAatctatattgagttccaaaatcttatttagattaaatattttttttaatttaaagctttcagaaaaaattaaatgtttaaattctttaaaaggctttgtctagaagtggttgatgatccaataaccaagaaggtctagtgcctcgccacaattTGGAAGCCGATTatagaattaaatatttaattgacaaattgataagcttgtgaaattaattaagaaaatattttaattttttttaattatttgaaaatcttcacAAACTTAGTAATTGTTTggaatttcttttacttgttctattaactcaagttttttttttcctaaaacttaatttcaaatttttttaccctctttttaatgtgatcaaatggggaggaatatgtacaagtttagggggaataGGGGGAAttagaattttatcaaaaatttgaatttttgctaactctattttataagtctgaattttgataaatcagtttatttcaTACTTAGTGTTGTAATTTCTTTATTGCAAACTTTATACTTAAAATGTTTTatttgcaaattcttttattactacttatttatttttttaccctaacttgaacttaggttgatgtacataaaaaagggggagattgttagaccccgtggttgttttgatgtgatcagccaAGTTAGGTTATATCCTGTTTGATTTTAATccccgtgtctaagtgtgcaagagcttaggagcacaggaagtcgagcagaagacgcagctagcgaaaaggatggaatgggaagggagccgacaggctcggtgcatccaaggggcgaaagggctgcggaagagtacaccggtggacgagaagaaagtACGTGACGTTCGAGTgatgagaagctagagcggaagcctgctaaAGGAGAAGGCCGTAAATTagattcgggtgagtcctattccggtggccgaaatcacccaggagaTCGCAGTAGCAAAGGAGCAAAATGAAGCTGCaagtgctgctggaggcgccttcaaagattgttgaaggcgccttcgcgccttctgtggaaggcgccttccatggctggaaggcaccttcgatgaacagtacgaaggcaccttccaaggctatggaaggtaCCTTTGGCCAGTCAAACTAGCCGTttgcagtggataaaactttatccactgcgccacgctggaggcaccttccatgtccTTTGGAGGCGTCCTCAAACTTCGGATGAGATTTCCTAAGGGTTATAAAAAaatccctggacctaggaaatctataacaactactgtaatcaatttcctagtcttttatgagcttttcttttttttttctgtaagaggtttctccgcctataCGAAGGAGAAATTTCTAATGGAACTttgcaaccaccttggattaacaaccacctacgttgtaaccaagttaaatctaTTAGCCTCTTTTAATtatattagttgttcattttagtttataattattgtgatagtgctactaatcttagttggaGAAATAGAAAAAAgttcttatttttgtttacagACACTGTGCCCTCTTACCGACCTCGCTGCACCAACACTCAGAATATGCATTTCCAATATGTATACAGAAGATTGCTTGAGGATGCTGACCTATTTTAACTAGTACTCGGGCACACTTAAGCAGCACTTTGATTTATATGTCCAATTGATATAAACATACACTAGCACTAGGGTAGTAAATTACCAATCACAACTGGAGCTAGTAATAACCAGAGCGTCAAATGGTATTTGTTGTCCAAGTATGAACTGGGAAGCTGCTGCATTAAAGAAGGGTTCCAAAGCTGGCGTCAAAACAATTAAATGTCAGAGTACAATTTAGAAGCATTGAACTGGAACAATTCTTGAAACCTAAAAGTTTCAGCACAGTCCAGAAGCCAAAGCTCAAGATTACCTTTGATTGTGTGAGTAAATGAGACTGCAACGGTATCAAATGACACATAGCTAGTGACACGGCCAAGAGCATGGCAGACTGCAACTGGGATGAGCaatatcaagaggttcaagtcgATGGGCTAAAAGTAAACAAGTTATATCAACTACCATGCCATAGCCTGCTAGGCAAGTTTCACAAGGTGGCAACTGAGTATAAGTTTTCTGAACAGTGTACTAAATATTGATTCATTTGGTTTACTAGACAATGCGTGCTTAAATATGGGTGATCTGAACGGTGTACGTGCCAAAATACCTTATTGCAATTCACGATACAGTTGCACAGTAGGAACACCGTTCCACAGAACACCCACGCAAATTTCACACACAAACAAAAACACAGTATTTGCACCACACTTTTTTCCAAGACCTATCAAACGATCAAATGCAAGCATAAATGGGAGGAGAAACTTACGTTGCGCTTGGGAAGGCCAACGCTCCAGCTCACCAAACAGTACAACAGGCCAACGAGCAAGTGGATCACTGAAACAAAGCTGCATCACCAGAAGCAAGCAGGTCGGTTTGCAGCAAAGTTACAACGTAGGGCCAAATCATattataaaaaaatgataaatacaGTTAGTCTCACTGATTAACATGAGGTGATCGATTcaattctataaaattttttcatcgattattaaaataaatcggGAAGCACATGATGGACAGCCCAAGAGCCCAATATCATTTGATTGCAGGCCCAATTTAGAAAAAAAGTTCTATAAACTGCGGACGTCTGAGAAAGTAATTGTAAATCATGATGTTGAATATCATGTTCAAGAAATACCtagaaaaaaaaacttgaattATAAGTACACTGGAACAAATAGTAGTCCATCCATTTATTTCAGTTGGAAGTTGGAAAGCTTGGCAGTGAGAACGCACTACCacatgaagaagaagaatccGGTGACTAAAGCGGGGTACTTGGCAGCGAAGCTCAATTCTGCTTCCCTGTTCGAAAtaaaaaaagtcaaaaaaaaaggaaaacaaattagCGGAAGATTTCGTTAGGATTCGATGAAGccacggacgagaaggaggtcaCTCGAAGGAATCGCTCCCTTCGGCGGGAGAGGACGAAGCGGAGGCCGCCACTGCCAGTCCGCCACGTGGCGGAGCCGAGACGCCTTCTGCTTGCCCCCGGCGGCTTCGGCGGAGGAAGCGATTCTCTCCGGCGGAGTGGCGCGGTCGAGGTAGAGAAGCACAGTGAAGATCTGGCAGCCCCAGATGAGGTTCCGTTCGTCAGCCACTGATCCGGTGGGCCAGGCGGGGGAGAGGACCGCAAAGGGATCCGCCGCTTCCGCTACTGGAGACACCTGCCGCGGCCATCCTTCTTGTCGAGATCGATGGAGAGGCAGACAACGGAACCACTGAACAAGTGGCAAAAAGCGAAGCACTCTAGCCATTCATCCCATGATGCCAAAGACGAATATGTTCGTCCCAATCAATCCGTCTCAGGCCAACACTCTCGTCATCCATCCCAGCTAGGCCTGCGGGGGAGCTGAGAAGCGAAAACTATTatagtattaaaatattatttgacGCGTGGGACTTATAGACTATTATATGTATGTATTAATGTACGTATATGCGGATTTGTGTCGGAGgagtgagatttttttttttgtggtctATAATGTAATTATCGAATTGTGGTGATGATTTGATTATAAttagttatatattttttttaaatttctttttttatttaagttaCAATTTGGATTGAGATGAGTGATTGGAGGTCACTTGGAGGCCGCAGATAGTGGGTCGGTGGCCAGGCTGCTAGATGTCAAGCGAGAAGTAGCCTCTTGTTCATTCTAATTCAAACTATAATTTAGGTGAAAAGATGAATCCAAAAAGAAATTACAACAAATTACAATCGAATCATGACCATAACTTAAccataatttcattataaatcaTCCTCGGCCCATAAAAATAGACCAGAAGTTTCTGTCTTAgtggactatatatatatatatatatatcttgtcATGCTCAGATAGTCTCTGTCagaaaaaatttcggcaacatctctctTGTACGGATaacaatatgaaactttactacaaGCCCTCCAGACCACACAAACATCGaccaacacgaccggaacaataataacaaacataactaacaatccacgcagtttatatatttcagcctctggctgacacaaccacacagtttatatttaAATAAGCCCTACTCCACTACTACGACGAAAAACGCATAACACAACAGAGAAATCAACGCAATGGAAAAATAAGTGTAGTAGACCAAAACTCAATGAAAATCCTCGAGTACAATCACAAGTACATAGATCAACAAGTAGATCATCACAAAAATAAGGAACCAAGTCCGTAAGCAGAAAATTGTCGCGACACGAAGTGGGGATTAGCAACATGAATCTCCTAACGGCCTCAAACtgaaatagatataatcaacggggtgagtccaacactcagcggataccaagttgacatgcatagtaagaaataaccaatagtaacaaatatgtgtacagtctcctaaagtaatggaaaatgcaaaactgTAAGAAAAGGAGAAGTTGTATTCACCAGTACCTCTTATCAGAATAATAAGGTTGTTAGACCGTAAAtaacatgtccctgtatgcatgtcaatcagaTGCATctatccaatatgcagcaaacacaagcaataaatgcaatcatgcatatgatgcatatgacatggtcacccctgacgccagtcagccatcttacacacgatggtgagaccgaatgGGTAAGACTAAGACAACTATGTACTCTGCCAtcattgctcctgatgagtgatcgagtggacaagatgctgtcggagtacacctatcctcctaccccaaatcataagtggggggagctcaatgctctcatctccctgagacaatccagaggagggatccctgacgtgctaccacgctgcgtcacgttacccatgagtggaccaacaacGCACTGACAGAgtaaactgccacacaccctgactgatataccactaacccatgagtgattgtgtatgcagatccatgtaactggtgatgagctcaataataatggggctaccaattactcagcatgcaatcatgcaagatggtgcatgacactaaacatgaaaatcctgaccatatctacctccataaaacatgtaccaaaaatagaaggatcaaatacgaagatctaggtacacaggtcagatatggtaaatgtctagtccggTGTATCGTAAGACATAGTTTGTCAttacctctatgagcatatataGTCAAGCATATATGAATGCAAAACAGGTAAGTAAAAACAAGCATGCAACAGGTAACTAGTAGtaacataccgatgcagatatgaacataatcattactacttattaaaaactactatgcatatcaaatgataatatctaaagataagtcaaggtatccGCCTCAAAATGGAGATCATCTCCGAAATAGACCCCACGTCGAGACgccgtctcaaatcaaagtcttgtaatacatgatatacagatttagctaatcacatataagTTAATTAGCTAGATAAAATCCCCgagaagctaacctaaatccaaatccaattataaatcctaattggatcatctaactcctcaatcaattctAATTAATCCATTCAAATTAGGATTTGCAATAAACATAATCAATCACAACAACTTAACCTAAACCAATACTAAATGTAATAATTTCatagcacaacttacccaaaAATCCGTTCGTGCTGTTGCTCACAACCGGAGCTATAACGGCTGGGTCCAAAGCTGGAACCAAGCAACTACACTCAACCCTCCACTAACATTT
This region of Zingiber officinale cultivar Zhangliang chromosome 9A, Zo_v1.1, whole genome shotgun sequence genomic DNA includes:
- the LOC122019405 gene encoding triose phosphate/phosphate translocator, chloroplastic-like; the protein is MARVLRFLPLVQWFRCLPLHRSRQEGWPRQVSPVAEAADPFAVLSPAWPTGSVADERNLIWGCQIFTVLLYLDRATPPERIASSAEAAGGKQKASRLRHVADWQWRPPLRPLPPKGAIPSSDLLLGSRIELRCQVPRFSHRILLLHVVLCFSDPLARWPVVLFGELERWPSQAQLAVCHALGRVTSYVSFDTVAVSFTHTIKALEPFFNAAASQFILGQQIPFDALVITSSSCDW